The Oscillatoria sp. FACHB-1407 genome window below encodes:
- a CDS encoding HlyD family efflux transporter periplasmic adaptor subunit translates to MSRQGSVQLKPLHQKIGQTLGFVLAITTGVGGGLTVLQWRSLQQAPVPVTADIPSEPTVVVALGRIEPEGEVINVAGLTGEKVKELFVEEGDVVEKGSVLAHLDAYNERLAERNYAESQLIEARNQLRAETRFGQAQIQEARTRLQQVDRPQSLQIQAQQDAVDQARAQLDLAEINLTRYQNLYQQGAIPRIQLDEQMTKVRDAQETLSRAQTTMAQYIAQQNTAVNNAIAQVGSAQTNLARSQLQTQVEVAARNLQLAEERLERTIIRSPRQGQVLNVITDPGETISDQGILQMGDTRQMYVIAEVDEANIGLVAVGQRATISDRNGTLETPLTGQVDRIGRQVLRNQALDSDPTANVDRRIIEVRIRLDQSNAVAALTNLQVDAEIQVREPVHSPEQEVNRTDNTVP, encoded by the coding sequence ATGAGCCGTCAAGGATCTGTACAACTCAAGCCACTTCATCAAAAAATCGGGCAAACCCTTGGATTTGTTTTAGCCATCACGACTGGGGTTGGCGGAGGATTGACGGTGTTGCAGTGGCGATCGCTGCAACAGGCTCCCGTTCCAGTGACGGCAGACATCCCCTCTGAACCAACGGTCGTTGTGGCGTTGGGACGAATCGAGCCAGAAGGCGAGGTGATTAACGTTGCAGGTTTAACGGGCGAGAAGGTTAAGGAGCTTTTTGTTGAAGAGGGAGATGTTGTTGAGAAGGGCAGCGTTTTAGCTCATTTAGATGCCTATAATGAGCGGTTAGCCGAGCGCAACTATGCCGAAAGCCAATTAATTGAGGCACGGAATCAGTTACGGGCTGAAACTCGCTTTGGCCAAGCTCAAATTCAGGAAGCACGGACTCGTTTACAGCAGGTCGATCGCCCCCAATCCCTGCAAATCCAGGCTCAACAGGATGCTGTGGATCAAGCGAGAGCACAACTCGATCTGGCAGAAATTAACTTAACCCGCTATCAGAACTTGTATCAGCAGGGGGCAATTCCTCGGATTCAACTCGATGAACAAATGACTAAAGTGCGGGATGCTCAGGAAACGTTGAGCCGCGCTCAAACCACGATGGCTCAATACATTGCTCAACAAAATACTGCCGTTAACAATGCGATCGCTCAGGTTGGCTCTGCCCAAACTAATCTGGCGCGATCGCAACTACAAACTCAAGTTGAGGTGGCTGCCCGTAACTTACAACTGGCAGAGGAACGGTTAGAGCGCACCATTATTCGATCACCCCGGCAGGGTCAGGTGCTCAACGTCATCACTGATCCGGGTGAAACAATTAGTGATCAGGGCATCTTACAAATGGGCGATACTCGCCAGATGTATGTGATTGCCGAAGTTGATGAAGCCAATATCGGTTTGGTTGCTGTAGGACAACGAGCCACCATTAGCGATCGCAACGGTACTCTTGAAACGCCTCTAACGGGGCAGGTCGATAGAATTGGCAGACAGGTTTTAAGGAATCAAGCGTTGGATAGTGACCCGACTGCCAATGTGGATAGGCGCATTATTGAAGTCCGAATTCGACTCGACCAGAGTAACGCTGTTGCAGCACTCACCAATCTCCAAGTGGATGCTGAGATTCAAGTGAGAGAGCCTGTTCACTCACCAGAGCAAGAAGTAAACAGGACTGATAACACGGTTCCTTAG
- a CDS encoding TolC family protein, with translation MNRHISYPLIAIGIGTFITTAPSRSADALPSPNVSSSDEDAVSISAKRLVATETQSRVEQHTPERMVERIYPVSFTNEISFYPAEFIVEGSVRLTRLTSQSARESTEVIIEKPTGAIAPGEVPPMRKVGSAIESDPILETVQSVENQAIETAQPIDEATPTIESDTIESDTIEANTVEANTVESDTIESESSASTPLDPDSNPLFVPTQPEQVRIVDTQAITLEQAVELAFRNNPELQIATLELTRNQAAVREARAALLPTLDFRSGLTIQETQENSLTDQLSQLLPEQDQPEQDDADINVQGTLRLDYDLYTGGRRSALIRAAEARVRLQELQVEVVSEQLRLDVTSDYYDLQEADEQVRIARASLVEAQQNLRDTQALEQAGVGTRFDVLQSEVNLANIQQELTQALSVQRTAQRQLAQRLNLASQVDIATADPIAPTEAWELSLEDSIVLSFQNRAELQQQLLQREINQEQRRVELAQNRPQVSLFAQYDVSDVLNRDEDVDGTYSFGVQMSWQLFDGGASRARADQSETDILIAEQRFADTRNQIRFQVEEAFLSLQANQNNINTAQLAIAQATEALRLARLRFQAGVGTQTDVLRSQTELTRAQVNLLRATLGYNRSLVTLRRAVNYSRQSPRPQVVTI, from the coding sequence ATGAACAGACACATTTCCTATCCACTTATCGCTATTGGTATTGGTACCTTCATCACCACTGCTCCTTCCAGATCTGCTGATGCGCTTCCATCACCCAATGTCTCTTCTAGTGATGAGGATGCTGTATCTATCTCAGCAAAGCGATTGGTTGCAACAGAGACTCAATCTCGTGTTGAGCAACACACACCAGAAAGAATGGTTGAGAGAATATATCCTGTTTCTTTTACGAATGAAATATCTTTCTATCCTGCTGAATTTATAGTCGAAGGATCTGTTCGGTTAACAAGGCTCACATCACAGTCTGCACGAGAGTCAACAGAAGTCATTATAGAAAAACCAACAGGGGCGATCGCCCCCGGTGAAGTACCACCGATGAGAAAAGTGGGTTCTGCCATTGAAAGTGATCCAATCCTTGAAACAGTTCAATCTGTAGAAAATCAAGCCATTGAGACAGCACAACCCATTGATGAAGCAACTCCCACGATTGAATCTGACACGATTGAATCTGACACTATTGAAGCTAATACTGTTGAAGCTAATACCGTTGAATCTGACACTATTGAATCTGAGAGTTCTGCATCCACACCTCTCGATCCTGATAGCAATCCCCTCTTTGTCCCAACTCAACCCGAACAGGTGCGAATTGTTGACACCCAAGCCATCACCCTGGAACAGGCTGTGGAGTTAGCGTTTCGGAATAATCCCGAATTGCAAATTGCTACTCTGGAGTTGACGAGAAATCAAGCGGCTGTACGAGAAGCCAGAGCAGCCCTGTTACCGACCCTTGATTTTCGGTCAGGTTTGACAATTCAAGAAACTCAGGAAAATAGCTTAACCGACCAACTATCCCAACTTCTTCCGGAGCAAGATCAACCAGAACAGGACGACGCAGATATTAACGTGCAAGGCACGCTGCGGCTTGATTACGATCTCTACACGGGTGGGCGGCGATCGGCTTTAATTCGTGCGGCGGAGGCTAGAGTCCGTTTGCAGGAGCTACAGGTGGAGGTGGTTTCTGAACAGTTACGCCTGGATGTAACTTCAGATTACTACGACCTGCAAGAGGCAGATGAGCAAGTCCGCATTGCCAGAGCCTCGCTGGTAGAGGCACAGCAGAACTTACGAGATACTCAAGCACTCGAACAGGCGGGAGTCGGAACCCGTTTTGATGTGTTGCAATCTGAGGTGAATCTTGCCAACATTCAGCAGGAACTCACTCAAGCATTGAGTGTTCAACGCACTGCACAACGCCAGTTAGCCCAACGACTCAATCTCGCTTCTCAAGTTGACATTGCCACGGCTGATCCCATAGCACCGACAGAAGCCTGGGAGTTGAGCCTGGAGGATAGCATCGTGCTGTCCTTTCAAAATCGAGCAGAACTGCAACAACAACTGTTGCAACGGGAGATCAATCAGGAACAGCGACGGGTGGAACTGGCGCAAAACCGTCCTCAAGTGTCGTTATTTGCTCAATACGATGTGTCTGATGTCCTGAATCGGGATGAAGACGTTGATGGAACCTATAGTTTTGGAGTGCAGATGAGCTGGCAATTGTTCGATGGGGGTGCATCCAGGGCAAGAGCCGATCAATCGGAGACAGACATTCTCATTGCAGAACAACGATTTGCAGATACACGCAATCAAATTCGGTTTCAAGTTGAAGAGGCATTCCTGTCTTTACAAGCCAACCAAAACAACATTAATACAGCTCAATTGGCGATCGCCCAGGCAACAGAAGCGTTGCGGTTAGCACGTTTGCGGTTTCAAGCAGGGGTGGGGACGCAGACGGATGTGTTGCGATCGCAGACGGAGTTAACGCGAGCACAGGTCAATTTGCTACGGGCAACCCTGGGCTACAACCGATCGCTGGTTACCTTGAGACGAGCCGTCAATTATTCAAGGCAGTCTCCGCGTCCCCAAGTTGTCACGATTTAG
- the rfbC gene encoding dTDP-4-dehydrorhamnose 3,5-epimerase, whose translation MIVISTVIPDVLVIEPRVFEDERGFFLESFNQSKFLERTGLNFTFVQDNHSRSTQHVLRGLHYQIQHPQGKLVRVVVGEILDVAVDIRRSSPTFGQWVSCVLSAENKRQLWVPPGMAHGFLVMSEVAEVLYKTTDYYAPQYERSIVWNDPDLAIAWNLTTSPILSPKDKNAVPLKDAEVYV comes from the coding sequence ATGATTGTAATTTCTACTGTTATTCCCGATGTTTTAGTGATTGAACCTAGAGTCTTTGAAGATGAGCGTGGATTCTTTTTGGAAAGCTTTAATCAAAGCAAATTTTTAGAAAGAACTGGGCTCAACTTCACCTTTGTTCAAGACAACCATTCACGCTCAACACAACATGTTTTGCGTGGCTTACATTATCAAATTCAACATCCTCAGGGAAAACTCGTTCGTGTCGTCGTGGGAGAAATTTTAGATGTGGCAGTTGATATTCGTCGCAGTTCTCCCACCTTTGGGCAATGGGTCAGTTGTGTTTTAAGTGCTGAGAACAAACGTCAGTTGTGGGTGCCCCCCGGTATGGCTCACGGGTTTTTAGTGATGTCAGAGGTGGCTGAAGTGTTGTACAAAACTACCGATTATTATGCCCCTCAATACGAACGCAGCATTGTATGGAATGACCCAGACTTAGCGATCGCCTGGAACCTTACGACATCCCCGATTCTGTCTCCTAAAGACAAAAACGCAGTCCCTTTGAAAGATGCTGAGGTGTATGTGTGA
- the rfbD gene encoding dTDP-4-dehydrorhamnose reductase, which yields MRILLIGKHGQLGHDLLPVLMAVGEVRAVGRETLDLENLSAICQLLKQIRPTIIVNTAAYTAVDRAEIDLERANAINGIAPTVMAEVAQNLGSALIHISTDYVFDGKKNTPYLEDDITKPINAYGQSKLLGEQGVRQMCDRHAILRTAWVYGANSKGNFVKTMLRLGAEREEVSVVMDQVGCPTWTGDLAQAIAQFAFHLRPDSPNPPIGIYHYTNSGAISWYDFAVAIFEEAALMGFPLKIQRVIPISSADYPSPTVRPAYSVLSGHKTSARLGSPAPYWRHSLRQMLKQLSKAFYSTSQAS from the coding sequence ATGCGGATTCTTTTAATAGGTAAACATGGGCAGTTGGGGCATGATCTGCTCCCGGTGTTAATGGCTGTGGGGGAAGTGCGTGCCGTTGGGCGAGAAACGCTAGATCTCGAAAATCTATCTGCGATTTGTCAGCTTCTCAAGCAGATTCGCCCCACGATCATTGTGAATACGGCAGCGTACACGGCGGTCGATCGCGCTGAAATTGACTTAGAACGGGCGAATGCTATCAATGGTATAGCCCCAACCGTGATGGCTGAAGTTGCCCAAAATCTTGGCTCGGCTCTAATTCACATTTCTACTGACTATGTGTTTGATGGGAAGAAAAACACGCCCTATCTAGAAGACGACATTACCAAACCGATCAACGCCTATGGTCAATCCAAACTGTTAGGCGAACAAGGGGTGCGACAGATGTGCGATCGCCATGCGATTTTGCGAACAGCCTGGGTCTATGGAGCCAATAGCAAAGGCAACTTTGTCAAAACGATGTTGCGATTAGGAGCCGAACGGGAGGAGGTGTCAGTGGTGATGGATCAGGTGGGTTGTCCGACCTGGACGGGCGATCTGGCTCAGGCGATCGCTCAATTTGCCTTTCACCTCCGTCCTGACTCGCCCAACCCGCCAATCGGCATCTATCACTACACCAATAGTGGTGCGATTAGCTGGTATGACTTCGCAGTTGCCATATTTGAAGAAGCGGCGTTAATGGGCTTTCCACTTAAAATCCAACGGGTCATCCCAATCTCCAGTGCGGACTATCCCAGTCCAACGGTTCGCCCTGCCTATTCCGTTCTGTCGGGTCACAAAACATCTGCTCGTTTGGGTAGCCCTGCTCCTTATTGGCGGCACTCGCTACGCCAGATGCTCAAACAACTGTCCAAAGCATTCTATAGCACCTCCCAGGCGAGTTAA
- a CDS encoding glucose-1-phosphate thymidylyltransferase, with protein MKAIILAGGKGTRLRPLTYTGAKQLVPVANKPILWYGIEDLVAAGIVDIGIIISPETGAEVQAKTGSGERFGANITYILQDQPAGLAHAVKVAQPFLGDSPFIMYLGDNLVQSDLTIFLDEFKSKHLDALTLLCPVVNPTAFGVARIDEKGRVLQLIEKPKDPPSNLALVGVYLFNATIHGAIANIQPSARGELEITDAIQYLIEHNHNVEARQIQGWWLDTGKKDDLLEANRVILDTCLVTANDGEVDDSSQIIGRVQIGKNTKVISSIIRGPVVIGENCHIENCFIGPYSSIADEVALIHADLEHSVLLEGANVTGVRHRIVDSLIGRRAQIKEAPQRPKALRFMIGDDSQIEMIE; from the coding sequence ATGAAAGCAATCATTCTCGCTGGTGGCAAAGGAACACGACTTCGCCCCCTCACGTACACGGGGGCAAAGCAACTGGTGCCAGTCGCTAACAAACCCATCCTCTGGTATGGCATTGAGGACTTAGTCGCCGCAGGCATTGTAGATATCGGGATCATTATCAGCCCTGAAACGGGGGCAGAGGTTCAGGCAAAAACGGGAAGTGGAGAGCGGTTTGGGGCAAACATTACCTACATCCTTCAGGATCAACCTGCCGGGTTAGCCCATGCTGTCAAAGTCGCGCAGCCTTTCCTGGGAGATTCGCCATTCATCATGTATCTGGGTGATAACTTGGTGCAAAGCGACCTCACTATTTTTCTGGATGAGTTTAAATCTAAACATCTGGACGCACTAACCCTGTTGTGCCCTGTGGTTAACCCGACTGCCTTTGGAGTTGCCAGAATAGACGAAAAAGGACGGGTCTTACAACTGATCGAGAAACCCAAAGACCCTCCCTCAAATTTGGCGTTAGTTGGCGTTTATCTCTTCAATGCGACGATTCATGGGGCGATCGCCAACATTCAGCCCTCCGCCCGTGGAGAACTGGAGATCACCGACGCAATTCAATACTTAATTGAGCACAACCACAACGTAGAAGCCCGACAGATACAAGGTTGGTGGCTTGATACCGGAAAGAAGGACGACTTGCTAGAAGCGAATCGGGTAATTTTAGACACTTGCCTGGTCACTGCCAATGATGGTGAGGTGGATGACAGCAGCCAGATCATTGGACGAGTACAGATTGGCAAAAACACAAAGGTTATCAGCTCCATCATTCGAGGTCCGGTGGTGATTGGGGAGAATTGTCACATTGAGAACTGCTTTATCGGTCCCTACAGTAGTATTGCGGATGAGGTGGCACTGATCCACGCCGACCTGGAACACAGTGTTTTGCTAGAAGGTGCAAACGTGACGGGCGTTCGTCACCGCATTGTCGATAGCTTAATCGGGCGACGAGCCCAAATTAAAGAAGCTCCTCAACGCCCTAAAGCGTTGCGATTCATGATTGGAGATGACAGTCAAATCGAAATGATTGAATGA
- the rfbB gene encoding dTDP-glucose 4,6-dehydratase, with translation MTLAQRQPHTILITGGAGFIGSNFVHYWCNHYPGDRVIVLDALTYAGNLNNLTDLDTRPNFRFVKGNICDRPLVSQLLTEEAIDTVVHFAAESHVDRSILGPDAFIQTNVVGTFTLLESFRHHWVERGKPEGDRFLHISTDEVYGSLGSTDSAFNERTAYAPNSPYSASKAGSDHLVRAYFHTYGMPTLITNCSNNYGPYHFPEKLIPLMCINILLGKPLPVYGDGQNIRDWLYVEDHCSALDRVLHHSPPGETYTIGGNNEVKNIDLVTMICNLMDELSPELPVHPAKQLITFVKDRPGHDRRYAIDSTKLRTQLNWQPSVTLEEGLRRTVQWYLTNSNWWQPLLSEEYQAYYKTVYT, from the coding sequence ATGACCCTTGCACAAAGGCAACCCCACACCATTCTGATCACAGGCGGAGCAGGATTTATCGGCTCCAACTTTGTTCACTACTGGTGCAACCACTATCCGGGCGATCGCGTCATCGTGCTCGATGCACTGACCTACGCTGGTAATCTCAACAACTTAACAGATTTAGACACCCGTCCCAATTTCCGATTTGTCAAGGGGAATATTTGCGATCGCCCCCTTGTCAGCCAACTTCTCACGGAAGAAGCCATCGATACGGTGGTACACTTCGCCGCAGAGTCGCACGTCGATCGCTCCATCTTGGGACCAGATGCGTTTATCCAAACCAATGTCGTCGGGACATTCACGTTGCTAGAAAGCTTTCGGCATCACTGGGTAGAACGGGGTAAGCCAGAGGGCGATCGCTTCCTCCATATCTCAACCGATGAGGTCTACGGCAGTTTAGGGTCAACTGATTCCGCCTTCAACGAAAGAACAGCCTATGCTCCCAATAGCCCCTACTCTGCCTCGAAAGCAGGCAGCGATCACCTGGTGCGGGCTTACTTCCATACCTATGGAATGCCGACCCTCATTACCAACTGCTCCAACAACTACGGTCCTTACCACTTTCCCGAAAAGTTGATTCCCCTGATGTGCATCAACATTCTGCTGGGAAAACCTCTGCCCGTGTATGGAGATGGGCAGAATATCCGGGATTGGCTCTATGTAGAAGACCATTGCAGCGCATTGGATCGAGTTCTGCACCACAGTCCTCCGGGGGAGACTTACACCATCGGTGGTAACAACGAAGTCAAAAACATTGACCTGGTGACAATGATCTGTAATCTGATGGATGAATTATCACCAGAGTTGCCTGTCCATCCGGCAAAGCAATTGATCACCTTTGTCAAAGATCGCCCAGGGCACGATCGCCGCTACGCCATTGACTCCACCAAACTGCGAACTCAGTTAAATTGGCAACCCTCTGTTACCTTAGAGGAGGGATTACGCCGCACTGTGCAGTGGTATTTGACAAATTCTAATTGGTGGCAACCCTTACTATCGGAGGAATATCAGGCATATTACAAAACCGTGTATACCTGA
- a CDS encoding AAA-like domain-containing protein, whose amino-acid sequence MILRKCWEGRTYDEIAVSSRYTPDYIRVAGSQLWQMLSEATGAKVTKHNLRSSLIRWQHNQTQTLKHEFQPYTGEVPEGPVPLESQFYIERLPLEGRCREELAKPGSLIRIKAPGQWGKTSMMMRLLTHAKSLDYQIVRLNFQQIDWTLLSDLNRFMRWFCVYLTQQLQLETKLDDYWDADLGSKVSCTNYLQYYLLPQLQSNFLLAIDEMHRIFEASAVARDFLPLLRFWYEEAKQQEIWKKLRIIVAYSTETFIPLNLNQSPFNVGLPAILPEFSLEQIAELARRYGIEWMSNETKTKDLTALQNITQGHPYLVRLALYKLAQKEVSFGRLIQEATTEAGIYSDYLRSRLIILQTQPELGQAFKKIAAIDHPTTIEPLLAYKLSSLGLVKHLGNEVLPSCELYRFYFRDRLR is encoded by the coding sequence ATGATTTTACGCAAATGTTGGGAAGGGCGAACCTATGACGAAATTGCGGTCAGTTCTCGCTACACGCCCGACTACATTCGTGTGGCAGGTTCACAACTGTGGCAAATGCTTTCTGAAGCGACGGGTGCTAAAGTCACAAAACATAACTTGCGCTCTAGCTTAATTCGCTGGCAACACAACCAGACTCAAACCCTCAAGCATGAATTTCAACCCTACACAGGCGAAGTGCCTGAAGGTCCAGTCCCATTGGAGTCTCAATTCTATATTGAACGTTTACCACTGGAAGGGCGTTGTCGTGAAGAACTGGCTAAACCCGGTTCTCTGATTCGGATCAAAGCACCCGGTCAGTGGGGAAAAACTTCGATGATGATGAGACTGTTAACTCATGCGAAGTCTCTCGACTATCAAATTGTACGATTAAACTTTCAACAAATTGACTGGACACTCTTGTCGGATCTGAATCGCTTCATGCGATGGTTTTGTGTTTATTTAACGCAACAGCTTCAGCTAGAAACAAAACTGGATGACTATTGGGATGCTGATCTGGGAAGTAAGGTGAGCTGTACAAATTATCTGCAATATTACCTGTTACCCCAGCTTCAATCTAACTTTTTATTAGCGATCGATGAAATGCATCGTATCTTTGAAGCTTCTGCGGTGGCGCGTGATTTTTTGCCTTTGCTGCGATTTTGGTATGAGGAAGCAAAACAGCAGGAGATCTGGAAGAAGCTTCGTATCATCGTAGCCTATTCTACCGAAACGTTTATCCCACTCAACCTCAACCAATCCCCGTTTAATGTGGGTTTACCAGCCATCCTGCCAGAGTTCAGTCTGGAGCAAATTGCAGAATTAGCGCGTCGCTACGGCATTGAGTGGATGAGCAATGAGACGAAAACAAAAGATTTAACGGCTCTGCAAAACATCACTCAGGGACATCCCTATCTCGTGCGACTTGCCCTCTATAAACTGGCACAAAAAGAGGTAAGTTTCGGGCGTTTAATTCAGGAGGCAACAACAGAAGCTGGAATCTACAGTGATTATCTCCGTAGCCGATTGATCATTCTACAAACTCAGCCTGAATTGGGGCAGGCATTTAAGAAGATTGCTGCGATCGACCATCCAACTACGATTGAGCCGTTACTTGCATACAAATTATCAAGCCTGGGGTTAGTCAAACATTTGGGAAATGAAGTGTTACCCAGTTGTGAATTGTATCGTTTTTACTTCCGCGATCGCCTCCGTTAA
- the devC gene encoding ABC transporter permease DevC: MNVPLAWSNLTHQKTRLLVAIAGVAFAVLLMFMNLGFLGAVAKTASSIYEQLNADIFLFSPKSEMIAASRPFPRTRLYQSAGIGGVEQTMALYLTMVEWLNPVTRSNQRVLVYGFNPYEPVFLLPELQPAQAVTTLNRPDAVLIDRLSNPPLGYEPSDVMELNKKRVIVSGEFTLGSGFAASGTLAVNTQNFFRLFPMQHPDQIQLGLIQVRSPDQVEAIAATLRSRLPNDVLVLTKAEAIARENRFWIQTTSTGFIFNMGVAVSFMVGTAIVYQILTTDVREHLPEYATLKAIGYRNRYLFKVIVEEASLLATLGFVPGLLIALVLYQITRWSTNGGLPIAMSSERVMLVFTLTLLMCILSGLISVRKALQADPAEIF, translated from the coding sequence ATGAATGTTCCCCTCGCCTGGTCAAACCTAACTCATCAAAAGACTCGTTTGTTAGTGGCGATCGCAGGGGTTGCCTTTGCCGTTCTCCTGATGTTCATGAATCTGGGTTTTTTAGGAGCGGTGGCTAAAACAGCCAGTTCGATTTATGAGCAACTCAATGCAGATATTTTTCTGTTCTCACCTAAATCAGAAATGATTGCGGCATCTCGACCCTTTCCTCGGACTCGTCTCTACCAATCTGCGGGAATTGGGGGGGTTGAGCAAACGATGGCACTTTATCTGACGATGGTGGAGTGGTTGAATCCCGTTACTCGCTCCAATCAGAGAGTTCTGGTGTATGGATTTAATCCCTATGAACCCGTGTTTCTGCTACCAGAGTTGCAGCCCGCTCAAGCCGTAACGACACTCAATCGCCCTGATGCAGTTTTGATCGATCGCCTCTCTAATCCTCCTCTGGGATATGAGCCATCCGATGTCATGGAGTTAAACAAAAAACGAGTCATTGTTAGCGGTGAATTTACTCTGGGAAGTGGGTTTGCTGCCAGTGGCACGTTAGCTGTCAATACTCAAAATTTCTTCCGCTTATTTCCAATGCAGCATCCCGATCAAATTCAGTTGGGGCTAATCCAAGTGCGATCGCCCGATCAAGTAGAGGCGATCGCGGCAACGCTTCGTTCTCGATTGCCCAATGATGTTTTAGTGTTGACGAAAGCAGAGGCAATTGCTCGTGAAAACCGATTTTGGATTCAAACCACTTCAACGGGTTTTATCTTCAATATGGGAGTTGCGGTTTCGTTTATGGTGGGAACGGCGATCGTCTATCAAATTCTGACCACAGATGTGCGAGAACATTTGCCCGAATACGCTACGTTAAAGGCGATTGGCTACAGAAACCGCTATCTCTTCAAGGTGATTGTGGAAGAAGCGAGTCTTTTAGCAACACTTGGCTTTGTACCCGGATTACTAATTGCATTGGTGCTCTATCAGATCACACGATGGTCTACAAATGGTGGGTTACCGATCGCCATGAGTTCAGAGCGAGTGATGCTGGTGTTCACGTTGACACTGCTGATGTGTATCTTGTCTGGGCTGATTTCTGTCCGCAAAGCGTTGCAGGCTGATCCTGCTGAAATTTTTTAG
- a CDS encoding phytoene desaturase, with translation MKIIVIGSGFGGLSAAIRLQAQGHQVTIVEKRDKPGGRAYVFQQDGFTFDAGPTIITAPYLIQDLFAVSNRNLEDYITLVPLDPFYNVRFEDGSVFHYNGDRDYLVEQIRQFNPGDVDGYDRFYRASEQVFEKGLPLMTQPFSHFTDMLKVAPDMLQLQSFKSVAGFVNQYIQDARLRQVFSFHPLLIGGNPFQSTSVYAMIHKLEQAFGVWFVMGGTGALVQGFVRLFQDLGGELRLNHEVAEILIDGKTQQATGVALRSGDLLQADAIVSNADVASTYLHLVPSQFRRKYSDRYIQNLRYSMSLFVIYFGTNRCYNQMAHHEILMGPRYREWMVDLFDRKHLASDFSLYLHRPTATDPTLAPPGCDSWYVLAPVPNLDGATNWQKTTQPYRDAIMQYLEQHYLPDLSQHIVTEHIVNPLYFRDELNSYKGSAFSVEPTLFQSAWFRPHNQSEDIANLYCVGAGTHPGAGLPGVMSSGKIVADMML, from the coding sequence ATGAAGATTATCGTGATTGGCAGTGGTTTTGGCGGGCTATCGGCTGCCATCCGACTACAGGCGCAGGGACATCAGGTCACGATCGTGGAGAAGCGGGATAAGCCCGGTGGTCGTGCCTACGTATTTCAGCAGGATGGATTTACCTTTGATGCAGGTCCAACCATCATCACGGCTCCCTACCTGATTCAGGACTTATTTGCGGTGAGCAACCGCAACCTCGAAGATTACATCACGTTGGTGCCGCTCGACCCGTTCTACAATGTCCGATTTGAGGATGGCTCTGTGTTCCACTACAATGGCGATCGCGATTATCTGGTGGAGCAGATTCGGCAGTTCAATCCAGGCGATGTAGACGGCTACGATCGCTTTTATCGGGCATCAGAGCAAGTGTTTGAGAAGGGACTGCCCCTGATGACTCAACCGTTTAGCCATTTCACCGACATGCTCAAAGTTGCGCCGGATATGCTGCAATTGCAGTCCTTTAAATCCGTAGCAGGCTTTGTCAATCAGTACATTCAGGATGCGCGACTACGGCAAGTTTTCAGCTTTCATCCTTTGTTAATTGGGGGCAATCCCTTTCAGAGCACATCGGTCTACGCCATGATTCACAAACTAGAACAGGCATTTGGTGTCTGGTTTGTCATGGGTGGTACAGGTGCGCTGGTACAAGGCTTTGTGCGGTTGTTTCAAGACCTGGGAGGAGAATTACGGCTAAATCACGAAGTCGCAGAGATTTTGATTGATGGCAAAACCCAACAAGCAACAGGCGTTGCTCTCAGAAGTGGAGATTTGCTTCAGGCAGATGCGATCGTCAGTAATGCGGATGTTGCCTCAACCTACCTCCATCTGGTTCCATCACAGTTTCGTCGCAAATATAGCGATCGCTACATACAAAATCTGCGCTATTCGATGTCATTGTTTGTGATCTATTTTGGGACTAATCGCTGTTACAACCAGATGGCACACCATGAGATCTTGATGGGTCCGCGTTACCGAGAATGGATGGTGGATCTGTTCGATCGCAAGCATCTGGCATCGGACTTTTCGCTGTATCTGCATCGTCCTACGGCAACCGATCCAACCCTTGCACCACCGGGTTGTGATAGCTGGTATGTACTGGCTCCCGTGCCAAATTTAGATGGGGCAACGAATTGGCAGAAGACAACTCAGCCCTATCGAGATGCCATTATGCAGTACTTAGAGCAACACTATCTCCCAGATCTGTCGCAGCACATTGTCACAGAACATATTGTTAACCCGCTCTACTTTCGAGACGAGTTAAATAGTTATAAGGGAAGTGCATTTTCAGTAGAGCCAACCCTGTTTCAATCTGCCTGGTTTCGTCCTCATAATCAAAGTGAAGATATCGCTAATCTCTATTGCGTGGGAGCCGGAACCCACCCAGGAGCAGGTCTGCCAGGAGTCATGAGTTCTGGAAAGATCGTGGCAGACATGATGTTATAG